The following proteins come from a genomic window of Pyxidicoccus sp. MSG2:
- a CDS encoding Kelch repeat-containing protein, which yields MTRGFATKTWLWLGLWSTLAAASGLPETPAPQASLISPWTQAASMSRYRYSHTATLLPSGKVLVTGGASSGGVTATTETYDPATNTWAPSTNLGVARSGHTATRLPSGRVLVVGGSTSTTVHASAELYNATTNTFTATGAMVTARRNHKAVLLLSGQVLVVGGFGTTAYNSALRSAELYNPSTGRWTATGSLSTAAGTVTATLLEDGRVLAINDDGVVAAAEVYTPSTGTWTRVSDPPAFSGHAAVRLDSGLVLATGQEQYWYDSGAWLYFPEDDYWEYVSYANEARRRGHSLTLLPSGQVLVARGTRNQIGGSAELFDPDSWSLYVVGSDAATTGHTATLLPSGGVLVVGGTSQEEPEWYSSAEIFTEP from the coding sequence ATGACACGAGGATTCGCAACGAAGACGTGGCTCTGGCTCGGACTGTGGAGCACGCTGGCCGCGGCTTCGGGACTGCCCGAGACGCCGGCTCCCCAGGCAAGCCTCATCTCGCCGTGGACCCAGGCCGCGTCGATGAGCCGGTATCGCTACTCGCACACGGCCACGCTGCTGCCGTCGGGCAAGGTGCTCGTCACCGGCGGCGCCAGCTCGGGCGGCGTGACAGCCACCACCGAGACGTATGACCCCGCCACCAACACGTGGGCGCCTTCCACGAACCTGGGCGTGGCCCGCTCGGGCCACACCGCCACGCGGCTGCCCTCGGGCCGGGTGCTCGTCGTCGGCGGTAGTACCAGCACCACCGTCCACGCGAGCGCGGAGCTGTACAACGCCACCACCAACACCTTCACCGCCACGGGCGCCATGGTGACGGCGCGCCGCAACCACAAGGCGGTGTTGCTGCTCTCGGGTCAGGTGCTCGTCGTCGGCGGCTTCGGCACCACCGCGTACAACAGCGCGCTGCGCAGCGCGGAGCTCTACAACCCGTCCACGGGCCGGTGGACGGCCACGGGCTCGCTGTCGACGGCGGCGGGCACCGTCACCGCCACGCTGCTCGAGGACGGGCGCGTGCTCGCCATCAATGACGACGGCGTGGTGGCCGCCGCCGAGGTCTACACCCCGTCCACCGGCACCTGGACGCGCGTGTCGGACCCGCCGGCGTTCTCTGGACACGCGGCGGTGCGGCTGGACTCGGGCCTGGTGCTGGCCACGGGCCAGGAGCAGTACTGGTACGACAGCGGCGCGTGGCTGTACTTCCCGGAGGACGACTATTGGGAGTACGTCTCCTACGCCAACGAGGCGCGCCGCCGGGGCCACTCGCTGACGCTGCTGCCCTCGGGCCAGGTGCTCGTCGCGCGCGGCACGCGCAACCAGATTGGCGGCAGCGCGGAGCTGTTCGACCCCGACTCCTGGTCCCTGTACGTCGTGGGATCGGATGCGGCCACCACCGGCCACACGGCGACGCTGCTGCCCTCGGGCGGGGTGCTCGTCGTGGGCGGCACCAGCCAGGAGGAGCCCGAGTGGTACTCCTCCGCGGAGATCTTCACGGAGCCGTGA